AACCCTTGGAATTGCTTCATTTCACTTCATTCCATATGGCTAAAGCTATGCTTCGCTAATGCAATAACATTGTGTAATTAATTCTGTCTCACTACTTAGAAGCAACCATAAGTAGGGTTTGCTGAAAAAGTTGTCTATGAGCGCTAGAAGTTCAGGAGTCAGGAGTCAGAATTATCAGGAGGTAAGAATAGTCTTGAATCTGAAACGTGATAGGTTTTTAATAGTTTCCATGCTTATTCCTTGCACCAATACCTTGTCCATTTTCTGCTTTGTTGGGTTTCATGCTTCAATCCAACCTACAAATCAAGGCTTTTTCTAATTTGGACAAGGTATTGCTAAGAGAACACCAAAAAATAAATTACCCAATTTTGTGGGATGGGCATACTATGGCTAACGCCACGCTACGCTATCGACAAGCTCAGCACAAGTCCTGCCCGTCCTTGATGATTAGTGGGCTTTTCGTCCCGCACCACAAGAAATTTTTGGGTATTTTTTTAATTGGAAGTCCCTAAGTAAACAATCATAGATAAATTGGTAAAGAAAAGTGAATCTCCCTTTGATTACTCATGCTAAAAAGCATAACAAAAAAATAGCAATTGTTACAGGTGAAGACGTATTTAGCTATAGTGATTTACTCCACATCTCTGGGCTAATTGCCACAGGTCTGCTGAAGGATACAGAAGACTTACAAGAACAGAGAGTTGCTTTTCTTATCCCCCCTGGGTTTGAGTATGTAGCCACTCAGTGGGGAATTTGGCGGGCTGGGGGAATAGCGGTACCGTTATGTGTTTCTCACCCCCGTCCAGAATTGGAGTATGTGATTACTAATTCGGGAGCATCAATTATTGTTGTCCATCCCCAATTTGAGGATATACTGCTATCGCTTGCCACTGAAAAAAATTTACGCTTTATTCTCACCTCAGCAACACTCCCAGATCATGTTACTACCCTACCAAATATAGATATTCAAAGACGGGCATTAATTCTTTATACGAGTGGGACAACAGGTAAACCCAAGGGTGTGGTGACAACTCATGATCATATTCAAGCGCAAGTAACTAGCTTAGTTACTGCTTGGGAATGGACATCAGATGACCGTATTCTCAATGTACTACCATTACATCATATTCATGGGATTATCAACGTCCTGACCTGTGCTTTATGGGTTGGGGCGGAATGCCATATATTAAGTAAATTTGATGCTGAAACTGTGTGTAATCAGATTTGTGAGGGTAAGTTAACCCTATTTATGGCAGTACCAACAATTTATGTAAAATTGATTGCTGCTTGGGAAAATGCTACTCAGGAACGCCAAAAAACTATGACCGCAGGATGTGAAAAAATGCGTCTGATGGTTTCTGGTTCAGCAGCTTTACCAGTACAAGTATTAGCAAAGTGGCAAAGTATTAGCGGTCATTTTCTCCTAGAACGCTATGGAATGACGGAAATTGGTATGGCACTATCCAACTCTTTACATGGTCAACGATACGCAGGATATGTGGGTCAACCTTTACCACAAGTTGAAGTTAGATTAGTAGATGAAAATGGAGAATTAGTGCCACCAGGAATACCAGGAGAAATTCAAGTTAAAAGCCCTGGAGTGTTTTTAGAATATTGGCAAAACCCCCAAGCAACAGAAAAGGCATTTAGCAATGGCTGGTTTTGTACTGGAGATACGGCCATAGTCGAAAATGACAACTATCGTATTTTAGGAAGAATGAGCGTTGATATCATCAAAACAGGAGGGTATAAGGTTTCAGCTTTGGAAATTGAGGAAGTGTTAAGAACTCATCCAGATATTCAAGAATGTGCAGTAGTTGGGGTGACAGATTTAGAATGGGGTGAGCGAGTTTGTGCGGCGTTAGTATTACTACCAGAACGTCAATTGACATTAGAATCTTTGAGGAGTTGGGCAAAGGGGCAATTGGCAGTTTATAAGATTCCCACTCGCATTTTGATAGTTGATGAATTACCCCGTAATGCTATGGGGAAAGTAACTAAGCCGCAGGTGTTTGAACTATTTCAGGCAGGATAAAGAGCGGATAATTAACGAACCCTAACAAGAGCGGCGATATGCTTGTAGCAGTGCTGCGCTATCCCCGCAAAAAGTGTTACAATGGGTCGTGGGTTTAAAGATGTCAAAAATATCTTTAATAAAAGAGATGGTAAATTATTGTCAGTAACCCAGCCCTAAAGGGACTGGGCTTGCAAGAGTAATCAAGCAAGCCGTACTGACCAGACCACCCTGAGCGTTGTCGAAGGGTAGCCGTTATTTGAGTCACGACACCCACCAAATGCGTTGCCAGTTCCCTGCTCTGTCGCTTGTGATTAAACAGTTCTAAGGTCACTGGAACAGTGTTGCAAGCCCAACAAGCTCTTATAACAGGTCGTTCGCGCCAGCGTGCCGTAGGCATCGGCTAACATTACCCCAGAAATGGGAGTTGGTTTCCAGATTCCAATCAAAAATCTGGTTTCAATTTTAATATCCACAGCGGTTAAAACCGTGGTCAGTGAGCAGTTCGGCAAGCTCATTGTAACACTTATCGAACTGCTCGTGCGGTCACTGAGCAGTTCGGCAAGCTCACTGTAACACTTGTCGAAGTGTCGTTTCCCTCTCAGGTCTAAAGACGCGCTCGTTTCCCACTTACCGGGTGTTCTTATGAAGAAATAATCAACTTTCTTGCGGCTGGGATAACATTTCAAAGTTTAATTGAATTTCAAGCATCAGAAACGCCTCACTGTTGAATGATATTTCTATTTTACTGATATAAACCTTTATTTGTTGGGTTTTCTTTCATCAATCCAATCTACAAGAGGAGCGATCGCTTAGGGACTTCCAAGAAATAAATTATCCTGATTAACGAACCACAGAGGCGCAGAGGACACAGAGGAATAAGGGTTTGAGAGATTTTTGCGTTAGGTGGTTGAGTATTTTTTTATTTGGAAGTCCCTTACGGCAGTGCGCTATTTTGTAGGATCTGTTGTAGAATAAATACCGATAAGGAAGGTGCGTTACATTTCATTAACGCACCCTACAAGAATAGCAGCACTTTTAGAGTTTGTTTGAAAACTTTTTCGTGTGGGATCTGACACCCGCAGATCCCCCTAAATCCCTCTTGAAAAGGGGGACTTTGAGGAATTTAGCCCCCCTTTGTAAGGGGGGTTGGGGGGATCTCGATTAATTCTGATACTTTTCAAACATCCTCTAAGCAAGAGATCAAACTGTGACATTGCAAAGTATATAAAGAACAGCAACCTTGTATGTCAATCATTAATATTACGGAATATTAAAGTAGTTGTACAACACCCTTATAGATAGAGTTGAATATTACTTGGTCATTAACAATGATGAAGCCAGAAAAAACATGAGAAGATTTATTGCATCCTTAATCGCTACTTGTTTGATTGCTATACTATCCCTAACTAGCTTTTCTAGTAATGCTTGGGCTTATAATCAAACTCAACTTGACCTTCTCAAAAGTGGTGTTGAACAATGGAATAATTGGAATTTACACGGTGGGAGAGGAAGCCAAGATATTGATTTAACTGGAGCAGATTTGAGTGGTTTAAACCTAACTGATGCTTTTTTACGCTTCTCAGACCTAAGTGGAGCAAATTTAGCTGGTACTAACCTACATGATGCCGATCTC
The DNA window shown above is from Anabaena sp. WA102 and carries:
- a CDS encoding acyl-CoA synthetase, which produces MNLPLITHAKKHNKKIAIVTGEDVFSYSDLLHISGLIATGLLKDTEDLQEQRVAFLIPPGFEYVATQWGIWRAGGIAVPLCVSHPRPELEYVITNSGASIIVVHPQFEDILLSLATEKNLRFILTSATLPDHVTTLPNIDIQRRALILYTSGTTGKPKGVVTTHDHIQAQVTSLVTAWEWTSDDRILNVLPLHHIHGIINVLTCALWVGAECHILSKFDAETVCNQICEGKLTLFMAVPTIYVKLIAAWENATQERQKTMTAGCEKMRLMVSGSAALPVQVLAKWQSISGHFLLERYGMTEIGMALSNSLHGQRYAGYVGQPLPQVEVRLVDENGELVPPGIPGEIQVKSPGVFLEYWQNPQATEKAFSNGWFCTGDTAIVENDNYRILGRMSVDIIKTGGYKVSALEIEEVLRTHPDIQECAVVGVTDLEWGERVCAALVLLPERQLTLESLRSWAKGQLAVYKIPTRILIVDELPRNAMGKVTKPQVFELFQAG